One part of the Ursus arctos isolate Adak ecotype North America unplaced genomic scaffold, UrsArc2.0 scaffold_14, whole genome shotgun sequence genome encodes these proteins:
- the HOOK2 gene encoding protein Hook homolog 2 isoform X2: MSVDKAELCGSLLTWLQTFRVPFPCTSPQDLSSGLAIAYVLNQIDPSWFNEAWLQGISDDPGPNWRLKVSNLKTILQSLVEYSQDVLGHPILEQHLPAVSLIGEFSDPEELGKLLQLVLGCAISCEKKQEHIQRIMTLEESVQHVVMEAIQELMTKDTPDSLSSETYGNFDNQSRRYYFLSEEADEGDELRQRCLDLERQLVLVSEEKQSLAQENVALRERLGRPEAEGAPGLTAKKLLLLQSQLEQLQEENFRCSQRGMGTTGQGIGRAPVPSSVPFSPPPPRLETGREDERLHCAELEREVSELQQRNQALTSLAQEAQALKDEMDELRQSSERAGQLEATLSSCRRRLGELRELRRQVRQLEERNAGHAERTRQLEDELRRAGSLRAQLEAQRRQVQELQGQRQEEAMKAEKWLFECRNLEEKYELVTKEKERLLAERDSLREANEELRCAQLQPRGLTQADPSLDPTSPAVENLAAEILPAELRETLLRLQLENKQLCQQEAAYRERQEELQRHLEDANRARHGLETQLRLNQQQLSELRAQVEDLQKALQEQGGKTEDSALLKRKLEEHLQKLHEADLELQRKREYIEELEPPADSGTRRIEELQHSLQKKDADLRAMEERYRRYVDRARTVIQTLEPKQRPSGGAPPELHTLRTQLRERDVRIRHLEMDFEKSRSQREQEEKLLISAWYNMGMALQQRAGEERAPAHAQSFLAQQRLATNTRRGSLGRLASLNTRPTDKH, translated from the exons ATGAGCGTGGACAAGGCCGAGCTATGCGGGTCTCTGCTCACCTGG ttgCAGACGTTCCGCGTCCCATTCCCCTGTACCAGCCCCCAGGACTTGAGCAGTGGCCTCGCCATAGCCTATGTGCTGAACCAGAT AGACCCTTCCTGGTTCAACGAGGCATGGCTCCAGGGCATCTCAGATGACCCAGGTCCCAACTGGAGGCTGAAG GTCAGCAACCTGAAGACCATCTTACAGAGCTTGGTGGAGTACTCCCAGGAT GTCCTGGGGCACCCCATTTTGGAGCAACACCTTCCGGCCGTGAGCCTCATTGGCGAGTTTTCGGACCCAGAAGAGCTTGGCAAGCTGCTTCAGCTGGTGCTTGGCTGTGCCATCAGTTGTGAGAAGAAGCAGG AGCACATCCAGAGAATCATGACGCTGGAGGAATCAGTTCAACATGTGGTAATGGAAGCCATCCAGGAG CTCATGACCAAAGACACCCCTGACTCCCTGTCATCAGAAACATATGGGAACTTTGATAACCAG TCCCGAAGGTACTACTTCCTGAGTGAGGAGGCTGATGAGGGGGATGAGCTGCGGCAGCGCTGTCTGGACCTGGAGCGGCAG CTGGTGCTCGTGTCCGAGGAGAAGCAGAGCCTGGCCCAGGAGAACGTGGCGCTGCGGGAGCGGCTGGGCCGGCCGGAGGCTGAGGGCGCCCCTGGCCTCACGGCCAAGAAGCTGTTGCTGCTGCAGTCCCAGCTGGAGCAGCTGCAGGAGGAGAATTTCAGGTGCAGTCAGCGGGGGATGGGGACCACAGGCCAGGGGATTGGCCGGGCTCCAGTGCCCTCAAGTGTCCCTTTCTCGCCGCCCCCCCCCAGGCTGGAGACCGGCCGGGAAGACGAGCGCCTGCACTGTGCCGAGCTGGAGCGGGAGGTGTCTGAGCTGCAGCAGCGGAACCAGGCGCTGACCAGTCTGGCCCAGGAGGCACAGGCGCTGAAGGATGAGATGGACGAGCTGCG GCAGTCCTCTGAGCGTGCTGGGCAGCTGGAGGCCACGCTGAGCAGCTGTCGGCGCCGGCTGGGTGAGCTGCGGGAGCTGAGGCGGCAGGTGCGGCAGCTGGAGGAGCGCAATGCCGGCCATGCCGAGCGCACCCGGCAGCTGGAAGATGAGCTACGCCGGGCCGGCTCGCTACGTGCCCAGCTCGAGGCACAGCGACGACAG GTTCAGGAACTGcagggccagaggcaggaggaggccaTGAAGGCCGAGAAATGGCTATTCGAGTGTCGAAATCTAGAGGAGAAGTATGAGTTGGTGACAAAGGAGAAGGAG CGGCTGCTGGCAGAGAGGGACTCCTTGCGGGAGGCCAATGAGGAACTGCGCTGCGCCCAGCTGCAGCCTCGGGGCTTGACCCAGGCTG ACCCCTCTCTGGATCCCACCTCACCAGCTGTGGAAAACTTAGCAGCAGAGATCCTACCTGCGGAGCTGAG GGAGACGCTCCTGCGGCTTCAGCTGGAGAACAAGCAGCTGTGCCAGCAGGAGGCGGCCTACCGGGAGCGGCAGGAGGAGCTGCAGCGCCACCTGGAGGACGCCAACCGCGCGCGCCACGGGCTGGAGACGCAGCTGCG GCTGAACCAGCAGCAGCTGTCGGAGCTGCGGGCCCAGGTGGAGGACTTGCAGAAGGCCTTGCAAGAGCAGGGGGGCAAGACGGAGGAT TCCGCCCTGCTGAAGAGGAAGCTGGAGGAACATCT GCAGAAGCTGCATGAAGCGGATCTGGAGCTGCAGCGGAAGCGAGAGTACATTGAGGAGCTGGAACCGCCCGCTGACAGCGGCA CCCGGCGTATCGAGGAGCTGCAGCACAGCCTGCAGAAGAAGGATGCGGACTTGCGGGCCATGGAAGAGCGCTACCGCCGCTACGTGGACAGGGCGCGCACG GTCATACAGACCCTGGAACCCAAACAGCGGCCATCCGGGGGGGCACCCCCAGAACTTCACACCCTGAGGACACAGCTCCGGGAGCGGGACGTCCGCATCCGGCACCTGGAG ATGGACTTTGAGAAGAGTCGAAGTCAGCGGGAGCAGGAAGAAAAGCTGCTCATCAGTGCCTGGTATAATATG ggCATGGCTCTGCAGCAGCGAGCTGGGGAGGAGCGGGCCCCTGCCCATGCCCAGTCGTTCCTGGCACAGCAGCGGCTGGCCACCAACACTCGCCGTGGGTCCCTGGGACGCCTAGCGTCCCTGAACACGCGCCCCACCGACAAGCACTGA
- the HOOK2 gene encoding protein Hook homolog 2 isoform X1 codes for MSVDKAELCGSLLTWLQTFRVPFPCTSPQDLSSGLAIAYVLNQIDPSWFNEAWLQGISDDPGPNWRLKVSNLKTILQSLVEYSQDVLGHPILEQHLPAVSLIGEFSDPEELGKLLQLVLGCAISCEKKQEHIQRIMTLEESVQHVVMEAIQELMTKDTPDSLSSETYGNFDNQSRRYYFLSEEADEGDELRQRCLDLERQLVLVSEEKQSLAQENVALRERLGRPEAEGAPGLTAKKLLLLQSQLEQLQEENFRCSQRGMGTTGQGIGRAPVPSSVPFSPPPPRLETGREDERLHCAELEREVSELQQRNQALTSLAQEAQALKDEMDELRQSSERAGQLEATLSSCRRRLGELRELRRQVRQLEERNAGHAERTRQLEDELRRAGSLRAQLEAQRRQVQELQGQRQEEAMKAEKWLFECRNLEEKYELVTKEKERLLAERDSLREANEELRCAQLQPRGLTQADPSLDPTSPAVENLAAEILPAELRETLLRLQLENKQLCQQEAAYRERQEELQRHLEDANRARHGLETQLRLNQQQLSELRAQVEDLQKALQEQGGKTEDSALLKRKLEEHLQKLHEADLELQRKREYIEELEPPADSGTARRIEELQHSLQKKDADLRAMEERYRRYVDRARTVIQTLEPKQRPSGGAPPELHTLRTQLRERDVRIRHLEMDFEKSRSQREQEEKLLISAWYNMGMALQQRAGEERAPAHAQSFLAQQRLATNTRRGSLGRLASLNTRPTDKH; via the exons ATGAGCGTGGACAAGGCCGAGCTATGCGGGTCTCTGCTCACCTGG ttgCAGACGTTCCGCGTCCCATTCCCCTGTACCAGCCCCCAGGACTTGAGCAGTGGCCTCGCCATAGCCTATGTGCTGAACCAGAT AGACCCTTCCTGGTTCAACGAGGCATGGCTCCAGGGCATCTCAGATGACCCAGGTCCCAACTGGAGGCTGAAG GTCAGCAACCTGAAGACCATCTTACAGAGCTTGGTGGAGTACTCCCAGGAT GTCCTGGGGCACCCCATTTTGGAGCAACACCTTCCGGCCGTGAGCCTCATTGGCGAGTTTTCGGACCCAGAAGAGCTTGGCAAGCTGCTTCAGCTGGTGCTTGGCTGTGCCATCAGTTGTGAGAAGAAGCAGG AGCACATCCAGAGAATCATGACGCTGGAGGAATCAGTTCAACATGTGGTAATGGAAGCCATCCAGGAG CTCATGACCAAAGACACCCCTGACTCCCTGTCATCAGAAACATATGGGAACTTTGATAACCAG TCCCGAAGGTACTACTTCCTGAGTGAGGAGGCTGATGAGGGGGATGAGCTGCGGCAGCGCTGTCTGGACCTGGAGCGGCAG CTGGTGCTCGTGTCCGAGGAGAAGCAGAGCCTGGCCCAGGAGAACGTGGCGCTGCGGGAGCGGCTGGGCCGGCCGGAGGCTGAGGGCGCCCCTGGCCTCACGGCCAAGAAGCTGTTGCTGCTGCAGTCCCAGCTGGAGCAGCTGCAGGAGGAGAATTTCAGGTGCAGTCAGCGGGGGATGGGGACCACAGGCCAGGGGATTGGCCGGGCTCCAGTGCCCTCAAGTGTCCCTTTCTCGCCGCCCCCCCCCAGGCTGGAGACCGGCCGGGAAGACGAGCGCCTGCACTGTGCCGAGCTGGAGCGGGAGGTGTCTGAGCTGCAGCAGCGGAACCAGGCGCTGACCAGTCTGGCCCAGGAGGCACAGGCGCTGAAGGATGAGATGGACGAGCTGCG GCAGTCCTCTGAGCGTGCTGGGCAGCTGGAGGCCACGCTGAGCAGCTGTCGGCGCCGGCTGGGTGAGCTGCGGGAGCTGAGGCGGCAGGTGCGGCAGCTGGAGGAGCGCAATGCCGGCCATGCCGAGCGCACCCGGCAGCTGGAAGATGAGCTACGCCGGGCCGGCTCGCTACGTGCCCAGCTCGAGGCACAGCGACGACAG GTTCAGGAACTGcagggccagaggcaggaggaggccaTGAAGGCCGAGAAATGGCTATTCGAGTGTCGAAATCTAGAGGAGAAGTATGAGTTGGTGACAAAGGAGAAGGAG CGGCTGCTGGCAGAGAGGGACTCCTTGCGGGAGGCCAATGAGGAACTGCGCTGCGCCCAGCTGCAGCCTCGGGGCTTGACCCAGGCTG ACCCCTCTCTGGATCCCACCTCACCAGCTGTGGAAAACTTAGCAGCAGAGATCCTACCTGCGGAGCTGAG GGAGACGCTCCTGCGGCTTCAGCTGGAGAACAAGCAGCTGTGCCAGCAGGAGGCGGCCTACCGGGAGCGGCAGGAGGAGCTGCAGCGCCACCTGGAGGACGCCAACCGCGCGCGCCACGGGCTGGAGACGCAGCTGCG GCTGAACCAGCAGCAGCTGTCGGAGCTGCGGGCCCAGGTGGAGGACTTGCAGAAGGCCTTGCAAGAGCAGGGGGGCAAGACGGAGGAT TCCGCCCTGCTGAAGAGGAAGCTGGAGGAACATCT GCAGAAGCTGCATGAAGCGGATCTGGAGCTGCAGCGGAAGCGAGAGTACATTGAGGAGCTGGAACCGCCCGCTGACAGCGGCA CAGCCCGGCGTATCGAGGAGCTGCAGCACAGCCTGCAGAAGAAGGATGCGGACTTGCGGGCCATGGAAGAGCGCTACCGCCGCTACGTGGACAGGGCGCGCACG GTCATACAGACCCTGGAACCCAAACAGCGGCCATCCGGGGGGGCACCCCCAGAACTTCACACCCTGAGGACACAGCTCCGGGAGCGGGACGTCCGCATCCGGCACCTGGAG ATGGACTTTGAGAAGAGTCGAAGTCAGCGGGAGCAGGAAGAAAAGCTGCTCATCAGTGCCTGGTATAATATG ggCATGGCTCTGCAGCAGCGAGCTGGGGAGGAGCGGGCCCCTGCCCATGCCCAGTCGTTCCTGGCACAGCAGCGGCTGGCCACCAACACTCGCCGTGGGTCCCTGGGACGCCTAGCGTCCCTGAACACGCGCCCCACCGACAAGCACTGA